From a single Pseudobutyrivibrio xylanivorans genomic region:
- the smc gene encoding chromosome segregation protein SMC, which translates to MYLKSIEIYGFKSFAKKMKFEFHNGITGIVGPNGSGKSNVADAVRWVLGEQSAKQLRGSSMQDIIFAGTEARSPLSYAYVALTMDNSDHVLPIDYEEVTIARRVYRSGESEYLLNGAPCRLKDVAELFYDTGVGKEGYSIIGQGQIEKILSGKPEDRRELFDEAVGIVKYKKRKAASVKKLESERENLVRVNDILSEQERRIGPLEKQSEDAKKYLKFKEDLKKIDVNAFLLEVDRLQNNLDDVEKNSKIASQQLEESKNAQEEIRVKYDALEQEITELDEKIESLKQEQSDSTLLKGKLENEIALLEEQIRSANASEEQQANRIAEIEADKAEKEKQLTEFNIEKESFDKTLDEAVERLNSVKSSYSELQNAILVNNEKIDADNKAIMELLNNRASIKSKEQRLETMLEQTNIRKAKLTQRLLERKTREEDLDVAVALAEEDFKNAQSLLLELQDKDKEFSAKAVEWKEKSKKNFESLQAKKDEFARVQTRLESIKNIAERYEGYGNSTRKVMEQKGRIDGIEGVVSDLIHVEKKYEMAIETALGGNIQNIVTKDEACAKKLISFLKENKLGRATFLPLTSVDGRGNFKKTEVLDEKGVLGLASELVSCDSKFDGVVAYLLGRVVVTDNIDSAIALAKKNNYSIHIVTVDGEYLAPGGSMTGGHFKNKSNLLGRNREIEELEEKLDVLSKEMDELKNRAAEIETAAALLDSDREDNTSKLNEAAIALNTAKLGLDRANEQKKESLTAYEGLAKESEELEAQLTEITAGKKEIEFEKQESESKEAELQAEIQKLSDEVDEKTYMETSVNRTMSEVLIEEANARSNVDFVQQNINRVTAEIEKCLSDIESIKENAASSKEETEAKQNRIEEIKSTIAASDDSFGKLESDIKENIAKRDALNNSHKNFFEQRQEISDRISELDKECYRLGAQIEKINDAISYQNNYMWNEYELTYHNAEELKDPEFNDLDQMKKDANKIKNSIRAMGNVNVNAIEEYKELSERYNFLKGQHDDLVEAEASLVRIIEELDEGMRKQFTEGFKDIQVQFDKAFKELFGGGHGSLALVDEEDILETGIIINAQPPGKKLINMMQMSGGEKSLTAIALLFAIQNLKPSPFCLLDEIEAALDDANVDRFANYLHKLTKNTQFIVITHRRGTMNAADRLFGITMQEKGVSTLVSVNLIESQLDD; encoded by the coding sequence TCGAATTCCATAACGGCATCACTGGTATCGTTGGTCCAAACGGCTCTGGTAAGAGTAATGTTGCGGATGCGGTGCGCTGGGTACTTGGCGAGCAGTCTGCAAAGCAGCTTAGAGGTTCATCCATGCAGGATATCATCTTTGCAGGAACTGAGGCTCGTAGCCCGCTTTCTTATGCGTATGTTGCACTTACTATGGATAATAGTGATCATGTGCTTCCGATTGATTATGAAGAGGTTACAATTGCAAGACGTGTTTACCGTTCTGGAGAAAGCGAATATCTTCTCAACGGTGCGCCATGCCGTCTAAAGGATGTCGCAGAGCTTTTCTACGATACTGGTGTCGGCAAGGAAGGCTATTCTATTATCGGACAGGGTCAGATTGAGAAGATTCTTTCTGGTAAGCCTGAGGATAGACGTGAGCTTTTTGATGAAGCTGTAGGTATCGTTAAGTATAAAAAGCGTAAGGCTGCATCTGTTAAAAAGCTTGAAAGCGAACGCGAGAATCTTGTTCGTGTAAACGATATTCTCTCTGAACAGGAGCGTCGTATCGGACCTTTGGAAAAACAGTCTGAGGACGCCAAGAAATATCTCAAATTCAAAGAGGATTTAAAGAAGATTGACGTTAATGCTTTCTTACTAGAGGTAGACAGACTTCAGAACAATTTGGATGATGTTGAAAAGAACTCAAAGATTGCTTCACAGCAGCTGGAAGAGAGCAAGAATGCTCAGGAGGAAATTCGCGTTAAGTATGATGCCCTTGAGCAGGAGATTACTGAGCTTGACGAGAAGATTGAAAGCTTAAAGCAGGAGCAGTCAGATTCTACACTTCTCAAAGGAAAGCTCGAAAATGAAATTGCTCTTTTGGAGGAGCAAATTCGTTCGGCAAATGCATCTGAGGAGCAGCAGGCTAATCGTATTGCTGAAATTGAGGCTGACAAGGCTGAAAAGGAAAAACAGCTTACTGAGTTCAATATAGAGAAAGAATCTTTTGATAAGACATTGGATGAGGCTGTTGAACGTCTTAATTCTGTAAAATCAAGCTATAGCGAATTGCAGAATGCAATTCTTGTAAATAATGAGAAAATCGATGCTGACAACAAGGCTATTATGGAGCTCCTCAATAACCGTGCTTCAATTAAGTCTAAAGAACAGCGTCTTGAAACAATGCTTGAACAGACCAATATCCGTAAGGCAAAGCTGACACAGCGCCTCTTGGAGCGTAAGACTCGCGAGGAGGATTTGGACGTTGCTGTTGCACTTGCTGAGGAAGACTTTAAGAATGCGCAGAGTCTTCTTCTTGAGTTGCAGGATAAGGATAAGGAATTTTCTGCAAAAGCAGTTGAATGGAAGGAAAAGAGCAAAAAGAATTTTGAGTCACTTCAGGCTAAGAAGGATGAATTTGCCCGTGTTCAGACACGTTTGGAGTCTATTAAAAATATAGCAGAACGCTATGAGGGCTATGGAAATTCAACCCGTAAGGTGATGGAGCAGAAGGGCAGAATCGATGGCATCGAGGGCGTTGTCTCTGATCTTATCCATGTTGAAAAGAAATATGAAATGGCTATCGAGACAGCTCTCGGTGGTAATATTCAAAATATTGTTACAAAGGATGAGGCTTGTGCTAAAAAGCTTATCAGCTTCTTAAAGGAGAATAAGCTTGGACGTGCCACATTCCTTCCTCTTACATCTGTAGATGGACGTGGTAACTTCAAAAAGACTGAGGTTCTTGATGAGAAGGGTGTACTTGGTCTTGCATCAGAACTTGTAAGCTGTGACAGCAAGTTTGATGGTGTTGTAGCCTATTTGCTTGGTCGAGTTGTTGTTACAGATAATATTGATTCAGCTATCGCTCTTGCAAAGAAGAACAATTACAGCATCCATATAGTCACTGTTGATGGCGAATATTTGGCGCCAGGTGGTTCAATGACTGGTGGTCACTTTAAGAACAAGTCAAATCTTCTTGGACGAAACCGTGAGATTGAGGAGCTTGAAGAGAAGCTTGATGTTCTCTCAAAGGAAATGGATGAACTGAAGAATAGAGCAGCTGAAATTGAGACTGCTGCTGCACTTCTTGATTCTGACAGGGAAGACAATACTTCAAAGCTTAATGAAGCTGCTATTGCTCTTAATACTGCTAAGCTTGGCTTGGACAGAGCAAACGAGCAGAAGAAGGAGAGCTTGACAGCTTACGAAGGCCTTGCTAAGGAAAGTGAGGAGCTGGAGGCTCAGCTTACAGAAATTACTGCAGGCAAAAAGGAAATCGAATTTGAAAAGCAGGAATCTGAGTCTAAGGAAGCGGAGCTTCAGGCAGAGATTCAGAAGCTTTCTGACGAGGTTGACGAGAAGACTTACATGGAGACCTCTGTTAACCGTACTATGTCTGAGGTACTCATTGAAGAAGCAAATGCCAGAAGTAATGTTGATTTCGTTCAGCAGAACATTAACCGTGTAACTGCAGAAATCGAAAAATGCTTATCAGATATTGAATCTATCAAAGAAAACGCTGCATCTTCTAAAGAGGAGACTGAGGCTAAGCAGAACAGAATCGAAGAAATTAAGAGCACGATTGCTGCATCTGACGATTCCTTTGGAAAACTTGAGTCAGACATAAAGGAGAATATAGCAAAGAGAGATGCTCTCAACAACTCTCACAAGAATTTCTTCGAGCAGAGACAGGAGATCTCCGACAGAATCTCAGAGCTGGATAAAGAATGCTATCGTCTTGGTGCTCAGATTGAGAAGATTAACGATGCAATTTCTTATCAGAATAATTACATGTGGAATGAGTATGAGCTCACTTACCATAATGCTGAGGAGCTGAAGGATCCTGAGTTTAACGACCTTGATCAAATGAAGAAGGATGCGAATAAGATTAAGAATTCCATCCGTGCAATGGGCAACGTCAATGTAAACGCTATTGAGGAATATAAGGAGCTTTCTGAACGCTATAATTTCCTCAAAGGACAGCACGATGATTTGGTTGAGGCAGAGGCTTCACTTGTTCGTATTATCGAAGAGCTTGACGAGGGAATGAGAAAGCAGTTTACAGAGGGCTTTAAGGATATTCAGGTTCAGTTTGACAAGGCTTTCAAAGAGCTTTTTGGTGGTGGACACGGTTCACTTGCTCTTGTTGACGAGGAAGACATTCTTGAAACAGGTATTATTATCAATGCTCAGCCACCTGGAAAGAAGCTTATCAATATGATGCAGATGTCCGGTGGTGAGAAATCGCTTACAGCTATAGCGCTCTTGTTTGCAATTCAGAATCTGAAGCCATCACCATTCTGTCTTCTTGACGAGATTGAGGCGGCTCTTGATGACGCAAACGTAGACCGTTTTGCAAATTACCTGCACAAGCTTACAAAGAATACTCAGTTCATTGTTATCACTCACCGTCGTGGTACTATGAATGCAGCTGATCGTCTCTTTGGTATTACTATGCAGGAAAAGGGTGTTTCGACACTTGTATCAGTTAACCTTATTGAATCGCAATTGGATGATTAA
- the ftsY gene encoding signal recognition particle-docking protein FtsY: protein MAEKISFWKRLVNGLTKTRDNFIKSMDYIFNGFSNIDEDFYEELEEVLIMGDIGVRTTETILDDLKEAVKKEHIKEPSECKEFLINEIKTQMALDETSFDFEKKTSVVLVIGVNGVGKTTTIGKLAGKLKAQGKKVMVAGADTFRAAASDQLKEWADRASVEFVGGPEGSDPAAVVYDAVHAAKARGVDILLVDTAGRLHNKKNLMNELSKINSTISKEFPEAYRETLIVLDGTTGQNALVQAKEFSEVTDISGIVLTKLDGTAKGGIAIAIQSELKLPVKYIGVGETIDDLEKFNADDFVNALFYAEN, encoded by the coding sequence ATGGCAGAAAAAATTAGTTTTTGGAAACGTCTGGTTAATGGTCTGACCAAAACCAGAGATAATTTCATAAAATCCATGGATTATATTTTTAATGGATTTTCAAACATTGATGAGGACTTCTACGAGGAATTGGAGGAGGTTCTTATAATGGGAGACATTGGTGTGCGCACTACCGAGACTATCCTTGATGATCTTAAGGAGGCAGTTAAAAAGGAGCACATTAAGGAACCTTCCGAATGTAAGGAGTTTTTGATTAACGAGATAAAGACACAGATGGCTTTAGATGAGACCAGTTTTGATTTCGAGAAGAAGACCTCTGTTGTACTTGTCATTGGAGTTAATGGTGTCGGAAAGACAACCACCATCGGAAAGCTTGCAGGAAAGCTTAAAGCTCAGGGCAAGAAGGTTATGGTGGCAGGTGCTGACACCTTCCGTGCTGCAGCTTCGGATCAGCTTAAGGAATGGGCAGATAGAGCATCTGTAGAATTTGTTGGTGGGCCAGAAGGCTCGGATCCTGCAGCTGTAGTTTATGATGCAGTACATGCCGCAAAGGCACGTGGTGTTGATATTCTGCTTGTTGACACGGCAGGTCGTCTACACAACAAGAAAAACCTTATGAATGAGCTTTCTAAGATTAACAGCACTATCTCTAAAGAATTCCCAGAGGCTTACAGGGAGACTCTTATTGTTCTTGACGGAACAACAGGTCAGAATGCCCTTGTTCAGGCAAAGGAATTCTCTGAGGTTACAGATATTTCTGGTATAGTTCTTACAAAACTTGACGGAACTGCAAAAGGAGGTATTGCAATCGCAATACAATCTGAGTTAAAATTGCCAGTAAAATACATTGGTGTTGGAGAAACAATAGACGACTTAGAGAAGTTCAACGCAGACGATTTTGTTAATGCTTTGTTCTACGCTGAAAACTAA
- the ilvA gene encoding threonine ammonia-lyase, which translates to MLTLDKFEEASKIVTEVTHETKLVYSDYFSEKSGNDVYLKPENMQLTGAYKLRGAYYKISTLTDEERAKGLITASAGNHAQGVAYAAAKYGVKATIVMPTTTPLIKVNRTKSYGADVVLYGDVYDEACEHAYKLADEHGYTFIHPFDDLAVATGQGTIAMEIFKELPLVEYILVPVGGGGLATGVSTLAKLLNPKIKVIGVEPSGAASLRASFDKGEVTTLSSVNTIADGTAVKTPGSNIFPYLQENIDEIITVDDDELIVAFLDMVENHKMVVENSGLLTVAALNHLDFKGKRVVSVLSGGNMDVITMSSVVQQGLIFRDRIFTVSVLLPDKPGMLAKVSQVIADQQGNVIKLEHNQFVTTNRSAAVELRITLEAFGTDHKGQIIKALDEGGYRPKIVRTSL; encoded by the coding sequence ATGCTTACTTTGGACAAATTTGAAGAGGCCTCTAAAATCGTTACAGAGGTCACACACGAGACGAAACTAGTTTACAGCGATTATTTCAGCGAGAAATCAGGCAATGATGTTTACCTTAAACCTGAAAATATGCAGCTCACTGGCGCTTACAAGCTTAGAGGTGCTTACTACAAGATTAGTACACTTACAGATGAGGAAAGAGCCAAGGGCTTAATTACTGCTTCTGCTGGAAACCACGCACAGGGCGTTGCTTACGCAGCAGCTAAATATGGCGTTAAGGCAACAATCGTAATGCCTACAACTACACCTCTTATCAAGGTTAATCGTACAAAGAGCTACGGTGCAGACGTGGTCCTTTATGGAGATGTTTATGATGAGGCTTGCGAGCATGCGTATAAGCTTGCAGATGAGCACGGTTACACATTTATTCATCCATTTGATGACTTGGCAGTGGCTACTGGCCAGGGTACAATCGCAATGGAAATCTTCAAAGAGCTTCCACTTGTAGAATATATTTTAGTTCCAGTTGGCGGAGGCGGACTTGCCACTGGTGTTTCTACACTTGCAAAGCTTCTTAATCCAAAGATTAAAGTTATTGGTGTTGAACCAAGTGGTGCAGCATCGCTTAGAGCTTCCTTCGACAAGGGAGAGGTTACAACACTTTCCTCTGTAAATACTATTGCAGACGGTACTGCTGTAAAGACTCCGGGAAGCAATATTTTCCCATATCTTCAGGAGAATATCGATGAAATCATTACAGTTGATGATGATGAGTTAATCGTTGCGTTCCTTGACATGGTCGAAAACCACAAGATGGTAGTTGAGAATTCTGGCCTTCTTACAGTTGCAGCCTTAAATCACCTTGATTTCAAGGGAAAGAGAGTTGTTTCTGTACTTTCAGGTGGAAATATGGATGTTATCACAATGTCATCTGTAGTTCAGCAGGGCTTGATTTTTAGAGACAGAATCTTTACAGTTTCAGTTCTTCTTCCTGACAAACCAGGTATGCTTGCAAAGGTTTCTCAGGTTATTGCAGACCAGCAGGGTAATGTAATAAAGCTTGAGCATAACCAGTTTGTTACTACAAACCGTTCTGCAGCTGTTGAGCTTCGCATTACTCTCGAGGCCTTTGGAACTGACCATAAGGGCCAGATTATTAAAGCTCTTGATGAAGGTGGCTACAGACCAAAGATAGTTAGAACTTCTTTATAA
- the ylxM gene encoding YlxM family DNA-binding protein, whose translation MEDKIKSGYLYDFYGELLTEHQRSVYEMSINDDLSLSEIADSLSISRQAVHDMLKRCDRQLEEYEEKLHLVEKFMNVKADVLRINELTSQAPSKETLAEISQLSTSILEEL comes from the coding sequence ATGGAAGATAAGATTAAATCAGGATATTTATATGATTTCTATGGTGAGCTTCTAACGGAGCATCAGCGTAGTGTATATGAGATGAGTATAAATGATGATTTGTCTTTGTCTGAGATTGCGGATTCCTTATCTATTTCCCGACAGGCAGTTCACGATATGTTAAAGCGTTGTGATCGACAGCTTGAGGAATACGAGGAAAAGCTTCACCTGGTAGAGAAGTTTATGAATGTAAAGGCCGATGTTCTTCGAATTAACGAACTGACATCGCAGGCACCTAGCAAAGAAACTTTAGCTGAGATTTCTCAGTTATCTACGTCAATTTTAGAGGAATTATAA
- the ffh gene encoding signal recognition particle protein has product MAFDSLSEKLQGVFKNLRSKGRLTEADVKAALKEVKMALLEADVNFKVVKQFTNTVTERAIGSDVMNGLNPGQMVIKIVNEELVNLMGSEVTDITYGTGGAITTIMMVGLQGAGKTTTTAKLAGKVKQRGKKPLLVACDIYRPAAIEQLQVNGKKQQVEVFSLGDKEKPVKIAKEAMDYAKKNGFDVVIFDTAGRLHIDEDMMNELESIKQNINILNTILVVDAMTGQDAVNVSQTFDEKIGIDGVIITKLDGDTRGGAALSIKAVTGKPILFAGMGEKLSDLEQFHPDRMASRILGMGDVLSLIEKAEAEIDKDAALALSKKVKKASFDFNDYLTSMEQMKKLGGLTSILGMMPGINASQMAELENAVDDKKLAHIEAIILSMTPAERENPKLLNPSRKHRIAAGAGLDIAEVNRFIKQFEQSKKMMKQMPNMMGKGRRGMRFPF; this is encoded by the coding sequence ATGGCTTTTGATTCACTTTCAGAAAAGCTTCAAGGGGTTTTTAAGAACCTTAGAAGCAAGGGTCGACTTACAGAGGCTGATGTGAAAGCAGCTCTGAAGGAAGTAAAGATGGCTCTTCTTGAAGCTGATGTTAATTTTAAAGTAGTAAAGCAGTTTACTAATACTGTCACAGAACGAGCTATTGGTTCAGATGTAATGAATGGCTTGAATCCTGGACAGATGGTTATAAAGATTGTAAACGAAGAGCTTGTTAATCTTATGGGCTCAGAGGTTACAGATATCACTTATGGTACAGGCGGAGCCATTACCACAATCATGATGGTTGGTCTCCAGGGTGCTGGTAAGACTACCACTACAGCAAAACTTGCTGGTAAGGTAAAACAGCGCGGCAAGAAACCTCTTCTAGTTGCCTGTGATATTTATCGTCCTGCCGCTATTGAACAGTTGCAGGTCAATGGAAAGAAGCAGCAGGTTGAGGTATTTTCTTTAGGCGATAAGGAAAAGCCTGTAAAGATAGCTAAAGAAGCTATGGATTATGCTAAGAAGAATGGGTTTGATGTAGTCATTTTTGATACAGCAGGTCGTCTTCATATAGATGAGGATATGATGAATGAGCTTGAATCCATCAAGCAGAACATCAATATTCTCAATACCATTTTGGTAGTTGATGCGATGACAGGTCAGGATGCAGTTAATGTTTCCCAGACTTTCGATGAAAAGATTGGTATTGACGGTGTTATCATCACAAAGCTTGATGGTGATACCAGAGGTGGTGCAGCCCTTTCTATTAAGGCTGTCACAGGAAAGCCTATTTTATTTGCAGGTATGGGCGAAAAGCTCTCTGATTTGGAGCAGTTCCACCCAGATCGTATGGCTAGCCGAATCCTTGGCATGGGTGACGTGTTGTCACTCATCGAAAAGGCGGAGGCAGAAATTGATAAGGACGCGGCATTAGCCCTTTCAAAGAAGGTTAAGAAGGCATCCTTCGATTTCAACGATTATCTCACATCTATGGAGCAAATGAAGAAGCTTGGAGGACTTACCTCTATCCTTGGTATGATGCCGGGTATAAATGCTTCTCAGATGGCAGAGCTTGAAAATGCTGTGGATGATAAGAAGCTCGCACATATCGAGGCTATCATTCTTTCAATGACTCCAGCTGAGCGTGAGAATCCAAAATTACTAAATCCTAGCAGAAAGCACAGAATTGCTGCTGGAGCTGGTTTAGATATAGCAGAGGTTAATCGCTTCATTAAGCAATTTGAGCAATCAAAGAAGATGATGAAGCAAATGCCGAATATGATGGGAAAAGGACGACGCGGAATGCGTTTTCCATTTTAA
- the rpsP gene encoding 30S ribosomal protein S16 — translation MAVKIRLKRMGQKKRPIYRIVVADARAPRDGRNIDEIGTYDPNQEPAEVTVDTEAAKKWIANGAKPTETVARLFKQAGVQ, via the coding sequence ATGGCAGTAAAGATTAGATTAAAGAGAATGGGTCAGAAGAAGAGACCAATCTACAGAATCGTAGTAGCAGACGCTAGAGCACCACGTGATGGTAGAAACATCGATGAGATCGGTACATACGATCCAAACCAGGAGCCAGCTGAGGTTACAGTTGACACTGAGGCAGCTAAGAAGTGGATTGCAAACGGTGCAAAGCCAACTGAGACAGTTGCTAGACTTTTCAAGCAGGCTGGTGTTCAGTAA
- a CDS encoding KH domain-containing protein: protein MKELVEVIAKSLVDNPEEVVVSEKEDAKSIVVELRVAPSDMGKVIGKQGRIAKAIRAVVKAAASKIDKKVIVDIVDAD from the coding sequence ATGAAAGAATTAGTTGAAGTAATTGCTAAGTCACTTGTAGACAATCCGGAAGAGGTTGTTGTTTCCGAGAAAGAGGACGCTAAGTCAATTGTTGTTGAACTTCGCGTTGCACCTTCTGATATGGGTAAGGTTATTGGAAAACAGGGTAGAATCGCAAAGGCTATACGTGCGGTTGTTAAGGCTGCAGCCTCAAAGATTGACAAGAAGGTAATTGTTGACATCGTTGATGCCGACTAA
- a CDS encoding ABC transporter substrate-binding protein, giving the protein MKKKKIVSLLLVAAMSLSMVACGKSADTASKSSESGSESTSSSDTPLVIGWDAMSQKFSPFFAESHPDMYLDDKCVQIGLLSVDRAGQYILEGIDGYKAEYNGTEYTYYTPSDIKVNENEDGTVTYDIKIRDDIKFSDGEPVTIDDVIFSFYVVSDPTYDGPSTFASLPVKGMEEYRSGVSTLSSLIAEAGKDNTDFTNFTEEQQKAFWDACANEGAAFTQSIVDYMVENAGVAEGDVSAAAAGWGFELPAGATTEDFFLAIGEQYGWNFASMDKEAASVTIADSFPEDVLAMSTTGVQTGESADHIEGIVKTGDYSMTVTLTEFSAPAIEKLGTAIAPMHYYGDKSLYDYDNNKFGFPKNDLSIVREKTTKPLGAGPYKFVEYKNKIAYLEANENYYLGAPKIKSLQFKETQEADKIPGVLQGTIDLSEPSISKAAVEQISGENSNGELAGDKLTATLADNLGYGYIGMCAKNVKVGNDASTEQSKDLRKAIATVIAAYRDVVIDSYYGEAAEVIQYPISNSSWAAPQKSDPDYEIAFSKDVDGNPIYTEGMSDDEKYDAALKAALGYFEAAGYTVEDGKLTAAPAGAKLSYEAMIPGGGNGDHPAFGILTGAKEQFAKIGFELVINDLADSSVLWDTLSAQKAEIWCAAWGATADPDMYQVYHSQGGSAYQYAVYSDELDALIEDARTSADQSYRKAVYKECLDFIVDYAVEIPTYQRQNGVLYSSERVNIDSLVKDPTPFWIWMDELATLEMN; this is encoded by the coding sequence ATGAAAAAGAAAAAGATTGTTTCGCTTCTTCTTGTCGCAGCTATGTCACTTTCAATGGTTGCTTGTGGAAAGAGCGCAGACACAGCTAGCAAGTCTAGCGAGAGTGGCAGTGAATCTACTTCATCTTCAGACACTCCACTTGTTATCGGCTGGGATGCAATGAGCCAGAAGTTCAGCCCATTCTTTGCTGAGTCTCATCCAGATATGTATTTGGATGATAAGTGTGTACAGATTGGTCTTCTTAGTGTCGACCGTGCAGGTCAGTACATCTTAGAAGGTATTGATGGCTATAAGGCTGAGTACAATGGAACAGAGTACACATATTACACACCATCTGATATCAAAGTAAATGAAAACGAAGATGGTACAGTTACTTATGATATCAAGATTAGAGATGACATAAAGTTCTCTGATGGAGAGCCTGTTACTATCGATGATGTAATCTTCTCATTCTATGTAGTATCAGATCCTACATATGATGGTCCTTCAACATTTGCTTCACTTCCTGTAAAGGGTATGGAAGAGTATAGAAGTGGTGTTTCTACACTTTCTAGTCTTATTGCTGAGGCAGGTAAGGACAACACAGATTTCACAAACTTTACGGAAGAGCAGCAGAAGGCATTCTGGGATGCTTGTGCAAACGAAGGTGCTGCATTCACACAGTCTATCGTAGATTATATGGTAGAGAATGCTGGTGTTGCTGAAGGTGATGTTTCAGCTGCAGCTGCAGGTTGGGGCTTCGAGCTTCCAGCAGGCGCTACAACAGAGGATTTCTTCCTTGCAATTGGCGAGCAGTATGGTTGGAATTTCGCATCTATGGATAAGGAAGCAGCTTCAGTAACAATCGCTGATTCATTCCCTGAGGACGTACTTGCTATGTCTACAACAGGTGTTCAGACAGGTGAGTCTGCAGATCACATTGAAGGTATTGTTAAGACAGGTGACTATAGCATGACTGTTACACTCACAGAGTTTTCTGCACCAGCTATCGAAAAGCTTGGAACAGCTATTGCTCCAATGCACTACTATGGCGACAAGTCACTTTATGATTATGACAATAACAAGTTCGGTTTCCCTAAGAATGATCTTTCAATTGTAAGAGAAAAGACTACTAAGCCACTTGGTGCTGGTCCTTACAAGTTTGTAGAGTACAAGAACAAGATTGCTTATCTTGAGGCTAACGAGAACTACTATCTTGGAGCTCCAAAGATTAAGTCTCTTCAGTTTAAGGAGACACAGGAGGCTGATAAGATTCCTGGTGTACTTCAGGGAACAATTGATCTTTCAGAGCCTTCAATCTCTAAGGCTGCAGTAGAGCAGATTTCTGGTGAGAACTCTAATGGAGAGCTTGCTGGTGATAAGCTTACAGCTACACTTGCAGATAACCTTGGTTACGGTTACATTGGTATGTGCGCTAAGAACGTTAAGGTTGGAAACGATGCTTCAACAGAGCAGTCTAAGGACCTTCGTAAGGCTATTGCAACAGTAATTGCTGCATACCGTGATGTAGTTATTGATTCATATTATGGAGAGGCTGCTGAGGTTATTCAGTATCCTATCTCTAATTCTTCTTGGGCAGCTCCACAGAAGTCTGACCCAGATTATGAAATCGCATTCTCTAAGGATGTAGATGGAAATCCAATTTACACAGAGGGAATGTCAGATGATGAGAAGTACGATGCAGCTCTTAAGGCAGCTCTTGGTTACTTCGAGGCAGCTGGCTACACAGTTGAAGATGGCAAGCTTACAGCAGCTCCTGCTGGTGCAAAGCTTTCATACGAGGCTATGATTCCTGGTGGTGGAAATGGTGATCACCCAGCATTTGGTATTCTTACAGGTGCTAAGGAGCAGTTCGCTAAAATCGGTTTCGAGCTTGTAATTAATGACCTTGCTGATTCTTCAGTACTTTGGGATACACTTTCAGCTCAGAAGGCTGAAATCTGGTGCGCAGCTTGGGGTGCTACAGCTGATCCTGATATGTATCAGGTATATCACAGCCAGGGCGGTTCAGCATACCAGTATGCTGTATACTCAGATGAGCTTGATGCTCTTATTGAGGATGCTAGAACAAGTGCAGATCAGTCTTACAGAAAGGCTGTTTATAAGGAATGTCTTGATTTCATCGTAGACTATGCTGTAGAAATTCCTACATATCAGAGACAGAACGGTGTTCTTTACTCTTCAGAGAGAGTTAATATTGATTCTCTTGTAAAGGATCCTACACCATTCTGGATTTGGATGGATGAACTCGCTACACTTGAGATGAATTAA